The Vescimonas coprocola genome includes a window with the following:
- a CDS encoding phosphatase PAP2 family protein, whose amino-acid sequence MQTIKTFIKDHPHMWWGLYLPVYLGGFFLIEHFITDNYWATQTFIDEYIPFCEYFVIPYDSWSFLLLALGLYLIVKDAEGFRRYMWSIMLTFGFATIFCALVPNGQDLRPAVMEHHNFCTWLLQNTYNLDTNTNVLPSVHVLGVLDALYAVHRTPGLRRTGWRTFADIWGVIIICSTLFVKQHAFIDVVAGLVVGAIAYVIIYVIIGGRRDRRMAAAGKEVPCGEHTDP is encoded by the coding sequence ATGCAGACCATCAAGACCTTCATCAAGGACCACCCCCATATGTGGTGGGGCTTGTATCTGCCGGTGTATCTGGGGGGCTTTTTCCTTATTGAGCACTTCATCACCGACAACTATTGGGCCACCCAGACCTTCATCGATGAATACATCCCCTTCTGCGAGTACTTTGTCATTCCCTATGACTCGTGGAGCTTTCTTCTGCTGGCGCTGGGCCTTTACCTGATCGTCAAGGATGCCGAGGGCTTCCGGCGGTATATGTGGAGCATCATGCTGACCTTCGGGTTTGCCACCATCTTCTGTGCGCTGGTACCCAACGGACAGGACCTGCGCCCGGCGGTGATGGAGCACCACAACTTCTGCACGTGGCTCCTCCAGAACACCTACAATCTGGACACCAACACCAATGTGCTGCCCAGCGTCCATGTGCTGGGGGTGCTGGACGCCCTCTATGCCGTTCACCGGACGCCGGGACTGCGGCGCACCGGATGGCGCACTTTCGCAGACATATGGGGCGTCATCATCATCTGCTCCACACTCTTTGTCAAGCAGCACGCCTTCATCGATGTGGTGGCGGGCCTGGTGGTGGGCGCCATCGCCTATGTCATCATCTATGTGATCATCGGCGGGCGGCGGGATCGCCGCATGGCGGCAGCGGGAAAGGAGGTCCCCTGTGGAGAACATACCGATCCTTGA
- a CDS encoding sulfide/dihydroorotate dehydrogenase-like FAD/NAD-binding protein, which translates to MYRIVTKEALKPTVILYEIEAPMVAKKAQPGQFIILRVDENGERIPITIHDYDREKGTVTIIVQTVGATTEKLSHKQQGDYLHDFVGPLGKPTETEGKKKVCVVGGGVGCAIAYPVLKKFHDCGAEVHAVVGFKSKDVVILEDKFKAVSSVMKVCTDDGSYGQKGLVTEALKELLDAGNQYDEIFAIGPMVMMKFVCKTTAPYGVPTTVSMSPIMIDGTGMCGGCRLTVGGETKFACVDGPDFDGQLVDWDLAVKRNQMYHDFEVHKHEEVCNLFKQEVK; encoded by the coding sequence ATGTATCGTATCGTAACGAAGGAAGCGCTGAAGCCCACTGTGATCCTGTACGAGATCGAGGCACCCATGGTGGCCAAGAAGGCCCAGCCCGGTCAGTTCATCATTCTGCGTGTGGACGAGAACGGCGAGCGTATCCCCATCACGATCCACGACTATGACCGTGAGAAGGGGACCGTCACCATCATCGTGCAGACCGTGGGCGCAACCACCGAGAAGCTGAGCCACAAGCAGCAGGGCGATTATCTGCATGACTTTGTGGGTCCTCTGGGCAAGCCCACCGAGACCGAGGGTAAGAAAAAGGTCTGCGTCGTCGGCGGCGGCGTGGGCTGCGCCATTGCCTACCCCGTTCTGAAGAAGTTCCACGACTGCGGCGCTGAGGTCCACGCGGTAGTGGGCTTCAAGAGCAAGGACGTGGTGATCTTGGAGGATAAGTTCAAGGCCGTATCCTCCGTGATGAAGGTCTGCACCGACGACGGCTCCTATGGCCAGAAGGGTCTTGTGACCGAGGCACTGAAGGAGCTGCTGGACGCCGGCAATCAGTATGATGAGATCTTTGCCATCGGCCCCATGGTCATGATGAAGTTCGTCTGCAAGACCACGGCCCCCTACGGCGTACCCACCACCGTCTCCATGAGCCCCATCATGATCGACGGTACCGGTATGTGCGGCGGCTGCCGTCTGACCGTGGGCGGCGAGACCAAGTTCGCCTGCGTGGATGGCCCCGACTTCGACGGTCAGCTGGTGGACTGGGATCTGGCTGTCAAGCGCAACCAGATGTATCATGATTTCGAGGTGCATAAGCACGAGGAAGTCTGCAATCTGTTCAAGCAGGAGGTAAAGTAA
- the tig gene encoding trigger factor: MILQKKEELANRQLRLTITVERDAWEKALNDAYQEVKALYPVEGYAVGKAPREALEKAYSHDLFYQEAVNETFPAALVEAIASEDIQIAAPPALNVETIGPDGYTFTALIDLYPEVKLGQYKGLSAPWENVELSDDDTNEAVQRFLTEHLVEQEQNRAAMGDEVTLDFEGFVDGVPFEGGKGEGYPLLLGSGMFIPGFEEQVAGIRPEEERDVHVTFPTQYVPELAGKDATFHVKAHRIVRRSLPQLTDAFAQEQGFEDVSHLRRSIMEQAILQKQQAASNAFAEALMQQVVAGMEVQLPDSMVESQLTGILQELQQHLESQGASLSDYLQAAQLTMDDLRDHARENAIAAARYELAMTEIARQEGITITEEELEEKYQEMAALYGMTVPQLREQVPPARLQHDLKLAKARAVVVDSALRK; this comes from the coding sequence ATGATCCTGCAAAAGAAAGAGGAGCTGGCCAACCGCCAGCTGCGCCTGACCATCACCGTGGAGCGTGATGCGTGGGAGAAGGCCCTGAACGACGCCTATCAGGAGGTCAAGGCCCTGTACCCGGTGGAGGGCTACGCCGTGGGCAAGGCTCCCCGTGAGGCGCTGGAAAAGGCATACAGCCACGATCTGTTCTATCAGGAGGCGGTGAACGAGACCTTCCCCGCCGCACTGGTGGAGGCCATCGCCTCCGAGGACATCCAGATCGCCGCCCCTCCCGCCCTGAACGTGGAGACCATTGGCCCCGACGGCTACACCTTCACCGCCCTCATCGACCTGTACCCGGAGGTGAAGCTGGGTCAGTACAAGGGCCTGTCCGCCCCGTGGGAGAATGTCGAGCTCTCCGACGATGACACCAACGAGGCCGTCCAGCGTTTCCTGACGGAGCATCTGGTGGAGCAGGAGCAGAACCGGGCCGCCATGGGCGACGAAGTCACGCTGGACTTCGAGGGCTTCGTGGACGGCGTACCCTTCGAAGGCGGCAAGGGCGAAGGCTATCCCCTGCTGCTGGGCAGCGGGATGTTTATCCCCGGCTTCGAGGAGCAGGTAGCGGGCATCCGCCCGGAGGAGGAGCGGGATGTCCACGTCACCTTCCCCACCCAGTATGTGCCGGAGCTGGCGGGCAAGGATGCCACCTTCCACGTCAAGGCCCACCGCATCGTCCGGCGGAGCCTGCCCCAGCTGACGGATGCCTTTGCACAGGAGCAGGGCTTCGAGGACGTGTCCCATCTGCGCCGCAGCATCATGGAGCAGGCCATCCTGCAAAAGCAGCAGGCTGCCTCCAACGCCTTTGCCGAGGCCCTGATGCAGCAGGTGGTGGCGGGCATGGAGGTGCAGCTGCCCGACTCCATGGTGGAGAGTCAGCTCACCGGCATCCTTCAGGAGCTTCAGCAGCATCTGGAGAGTCAGGGCGCCTCTCTGTCTGACTACCTGCAAGCAGCGCAGCTGACCATGGACGACCTGCGGGACCACGCCCGTGAAAATGCCATTGCCGCCGCCCGCTACGAGCTGGCCATGACGGAGATCGCCCGTCAGGAGGGCATCACTATCACCGAGGAGGAGCTGGAGGAGAAGTATCAGGAGATGGCCGCCCTCTACGGCATGACCGTTCCCCAGCTGCGGGAGCAGGTGCCTCCCGCCCGGCTCCAGCACGATCTGAAGCTGGCCAAGGCCCGTGCCGTTGTTGTGGACTCCGCCCTGCGGAAGTAA
- a CDS encoding glycogen synthase — MDILYVTSEAAPFCKTGGLADVLGSLPPAVAAGGDRAAVILPLYGQVSDAWREKMRWHGYTYVDLAWRHEYCGLFSLEHRGVVWYFLDNERYFRRGALYGQMDDGERFAFFSKAVVSVLPMLEWRPEVIHCNDWQTALVPIYLKTVAENVSTVFTIHNIEYQGKYGADTVEDLFGLNRGDWYESGVLQMDGCVNLMKGAMVTADAVTTVSPTYAAQLRESAYAAGLDSVVRSIQWKFSGVLNGIDMVSYDPECDPDLPARYTAAESEGKTLCKAALQQELGLAQEEGTPVLSMVTRLVGHKGVDLVCQALDGIMATGCQLVVLGSGDGGYENFFRHAQNRYPGRLCAWIGYNEGLSRRIYAGSDLFLMPSKSEPCGLSQMIAMRYGAVPIVRQTGGLNDTVRSCQVGQPDGNGYVFAAYDAGAMLDTIGQAVGLYHGDAEGFRMVRRRGMEGDFSWDRSAGAYRNIYGKLLGR; from the coding sequence ATGGATATCTTATATGTGACCAGCGAGGCGGCTCCCTTCTGCAAGACCGGAGGTCTTGCGGATGTGCTGGGAAGTCTCCCGCCGGCGGTGGCTGCCGGTGGGGATCGTGCGGCGGTGATCCTGCCGCTGTACGGGCAAGTTTCGGACGCATGGAGAGAGAAAATGCGCTGGCACGGCTATACCTATGTGGACCTGGCGTGGCGGCATGAGTATTGCGGCCTGTTCTCGCTGGAGCACCGGGGCGTCGTCTGGTATTTTCTGGATAACGAGCGGTACTTCCGCCGTGGGGCGCTGTATGGCCAGATGGACGACGGAGAGCGGTTTGCCTTCTTTTCCAAGGCGGTGGTGTCGGTGCTTCCCATGCTGGAGTGGCGGCCGGAGGTGATCCACTGCAACGACTGGCAGACTGCACTGGTGCCGATTTACTTGAAAACTGTGGCTGAAAACGTTTCCACCGTGTTCACCATTCACAACATCGAGTATCAGGGCAAGTACGGCGCCGACACGGTGGAGGATCTTTTCGGCCTGAACCGGGGAGACTGGTACGAGAGCGGCGTTCTACAGATGGATGGGTGCGTGAACCTCATGAAGGGGGCCATGGTGACGGCGGACGCCGTGACCACCGTCAGCCCCACCTACGCCGCCCAGCTGCGGGAGAGCGCCTATGCCGCCGGACTGGACAGCGTGGTGCGCAGCATCCAGTGGAAATTCTCCGGCGTGCTCAACGGCATCGATATGGTGAGCTATGACCCGGAGTGCGACCCCGATCTGCCCGCCCGATACACGGCGGCGGAGTCGGAGGGGAAGACCTTATGCAAGGCGGCACTTCAGCAGGAGCTGGGCCTTGCTCAGGAGGAGGGGACACCGGTCCTCTCTATGGTGACCCGGCTGGTGGGACACAAGGGCGTGGATCTGGTGTGTCAGGCGCTGGATGGCATCATGGCCACCGGCTGTCAGCTGGTGGTGCTGGGCAGCGGTGACGGTGGATATGAGAATTTCTTCCGCCACGCTCAGAACCGCTATCCGGGACGGCTGTGTGCCTGGATCGGCTACAACGAAGGCCTGTCCCGCCGCATCTATGCCGGCAGCGACCTGTTTCTGATGCCCTCTAAGAGCGAGCCTTGCGGCCTGTCGCAGATGATCGCCATGCGCTATGGTGCTGTACCCATCGTCCGGCAGACCGGCGGTCTCAACGACACCGTCCGGTCCTGTCAGGTGGGGCAGCCCGACGGCAACGGCTATGTCTTTGCCGCCTACGACGCCGGGGCCATGCTGGACACCATCGGGCAGGCGGTGGGCCTGTACCACGGCGATGCAGAGGGCTTCCGCATGGTGCGGCGGCGGGGCATGGAGGGCGATTTCAGCTGGGATCGCAGCGCCGGGGCCTACCGGAATATTTATGGAAAGCTGCTGGGGCGGTAA
- a CDS encoding Crp/Fnr family transcriptional regulator — protein sequence MENIPILEGISSDEVEQMRVCFGVREERFRADTVIYDISEGRGELGLLTAGSAVIQRIDRQGGRTILEHLPTGSVFGEMLMFENVAGDSITVVAAESCRVWFMSAEHLTRRCEKACTHHSRLVENMFHIMTGKAAALSERVEVLSRRSIREKLLCYFGLQTGGDDCGSFHLPFTLSALADYISADRSAMMRELRKMKEEHLVDIDRGQVTLHHALA from the coding sequence GTGGAGAACATACCGATCCTTGAGGGCATCAGCTCCGATGAGGTAGAGCAGATGCGGGTGTGCTTCGGCGTCCGGGAGGAGCGCTTCCGGGCCGACACTGTGATTTATGACATCAGCGAGGGCCGGGGAGAGCTGGGGCTTCTGACCGCCGGAAGCGCCGTCATCCAGCGCATCGACCGGCAGGGGGGACGCACCATTCTGGAGCATCTGCCCACAGGCAGCGTGTTCGGAGAGATGCTGATGTTCGAAAATGTGGCCGGGGACAGCATCACGGTGGTGGCGGCGGAGTCGTGCCGGGTGTGGTTCATGAGCGCCGAGCATCTGACCCGGCGATGCGAAAAGGCCTGCACCCATCACAGCCGACTGGTGGAGAATATGTTCCATATCATGACCGGCAAGGCCGCCGCCCTCTCCGAGCGGGTGGAGGTTCTGAGCCGCCGCAGCATCCGGGAGAAACTGCTGTGCTACTTCGGCCTTCAGACCGGCGGCGACGACTGCGGCAGCTTTCATCTGCCCTTTACCCTCAGTGCTCTGGCGGACTATATCTCCGCCGACCGCAGTGCCATGATGCGGGAGCTGCGGAAAATGAAGGAGGAGCATCTGGTGGATATCGACCGGGGACAGGTGACGCTGCACCATGCCCTTGCATGA
- a CDS encoding TnpV protein encodes MDKYIYDEKNGLWYEVQGDYYLPCLKLPKEESRHIGVWGQRHLRYLKQHRKGLYSELLISGKLNDYLADINEQAEEMFSRLVKQLAEKEGVTEAIKAENQMLWVQKMNSIRSAAMEVVSNDLIYA; translated from the coding sequence ATGGATAAGTACATTTATGACGAGAAAAACGGACTTTGGTATGAAGTGCAGGGCGATTACTATCTTCCCTGCCTGAAACTGCCTAAAGAAGAATCAAGGCATATCGGCGTATGGGGACAGCGGCATTTGCGGTATCTGAAACAGCACCGCAAGGGACTCTATTCCGAACTGCTGATAAGCGGCAAACTGAACGATTACCTTGCCGACATAAACGAGCAAGCAGAGGAAATGTTCTCTCGGCTGGTAAAACAACTTGCCGAAAAGGAGGGCGTAACGGAAGCGATCAAAGCGGAAAACCAAATGCTGTGGGTGCAGAAAATGAACAGCATCCGCAGCGCCGCTATGGAGGTTGTTTCAAACGATTTGATTTACGCATAA
- a CDS encoding glycogen/starch/alpha-glucan phosphorylase: MTYTKETLQEAIVQKLRLNYGCTEKQATDGEIMKACALVLRDIMAERGVRTREEVDSQEKRKVHYMSMEFLMGRSLMKNAYNLELLEPLTGAVEALGFKAADIFDMEPDAGLGNGGLGRLAACYLGSMTTLEIPATGYSICYELGIFKQKIVDGQQVELPDDWKNLGDAWLMPKPQETEEVHFGGKVRTRWDNGHLMVVHEDYTRVLAVPCDMEIAGYDTQQVNTLRLWDAKSPKPIDMKLFSEGQYLRAGEERAMADVISKVLYPEDNHYEGKSLRLKQQYFFVSATMQSITRQHIQTYGTLKNFHEKNIIQINDTHPALVIPELMRILVDDAGLSWDEAWHITTCSVAYTNHTVLAEALECWPQQLFETLLPRVWQILQEIARRWQEKVENFYHDPEKTAKMAVIWDGVVRMANLCIAGGMAINGVSALHSDILRHDVFRDACRMEPEKFKNVTNGVDHRRWLSQINPGLDGLIRELIGDGYLTHAGHLQELDPYAEDGAVLARLEEIKRCNKETFARWAYRQQGVQLNTDAIFNVQVKRLHEYKRQLLNVLHIIALYQQLQDDPDMDFPPQTFLFGAKAAPGYAVAKRIIRLINSLADQVNNDPICKGKLQVVFLENYRVSMAEMLMPASEVSQQISTAGKEASGTGNMKFMMNGALTIGTLDGANVEMHEVLGDENMFLFGLTAEEASHMSRGYDPYLLYTRDPVLRRALDQLKAGFRDGVSYEDLYQRLLFGVDCPADQYLLLADFASYCAASQRVTDTYRDREKWNRMSLHNIARSGIFSADRSVADYADTIWHVPYKK, from the coding sequence ATGACTTATACGAAGGAAACATTGCAGGAGGCCATCGTGCAGAAGCTGCGGCTGAACTACGGCTGCACGGAGAAGCAGGCCACCGACGGAGAGATCATGAAGGCCTGCGCTCTGGTGCTGCGGGATATCATGGCCGAGCGGGGGGTGCGTACCCGTGAGGAGGTGGACAGTCAGGAGAAGCGGAAGGTCCACTATATGTCCATGGAGTTTCTCATGGGACGCAGCCTGATGAAGAACGCCTACAATCTGGAGCTGCTGGAGCCGCTGACAGGGGCCGTGGAGGCGCTGGGCTTCAAGGCGGCGGACATCTTCGACATGGAGCCGGATGCCGGTCTCGGCAACGGCGGTCTGGGCCGTCTGGCGGCTTGCTATCTGGGCAGCATGACCACGTTGGAGATCCCCGCCACAGGCTACTCCATCTGCTACGAGCTGGGTATCTTCAAGCAAAAGATCGTGGACGGCCAGCAGGTGGAGCTGCCCGACGACTGGAAGAATCTGGGCGATGCATGGCTCATGCCCAAGCCGCAGGAGACGGAGGAGGTCCACTTTGGCGGCAAGGTCCGCACCCGGTGGGACAACGGCCACCTGATGGTGGTGCATGAGGACTATACCCGTGTGCTGGCGGTGCCGTGCGACATGGAGATCGCCGGGTACGATACCCAGCAGGTGAACACCCTGCGGCTGTGGGACGCCAAGAGTCCCAAGCCCATCGACATGAAGCTGTTCAGCGAGGGGCAGTACCTGCGGGCCGGGGAGGAGCGGGCCATGGCGGACGTCATCTCCAAAGTGCTGTATCCGGAGGACAACCACTATGAGGGCAAGTCCCTGCGGCTGAAGCAGCAGTATTTCTTCGTTTCGGCCACCATGCAGTCCATCACACGGCAGCACATCCAGACCTACGGCACCCTGAAAAACTTCCACGAGAAGAACATCATCCAGATCAACGACACCCATCCGGCGCTGGTGATCCCGGAGCTGATGCGTATTCTGGTGGACGATGCGGGCCTTTCCTGGGACGAGGCGTGGCACATTACCACCTGCTCCGTGGCCTACACCAACCACACGGTGCTGGCGGAGGCGCTGGAGTGCTGGCCCCAGCAGTTGTTCGAGACGCTGCTGCCCCGTGTCTGGCAGATTTTGCAGGAGATCGCCCGCCGCTGGCAGGAGAAGGTGGAGAACTTCTATCACGACCCCGAAAAGACCGCCAAGATGGCGGTCATCTGGGACGGCGTGGTGCGGATGGCCAACCTCTGCATCGCCGGCGGTATGGCCATCAACGGCGTGTCCGCTCTGCACTCGGATATCCTGCGCCACGATGTGTTCCGGGACGCCTGCCGAATGGAGCCGGAGAAGTTCAAGAACGTCACCAACGGCGTGGATCATCGCCGCTGGCTCAGCCAGATCAACCCTGGTCTGGACGGGTTGATCCGGGAGCTCATCGGGGACGGTTATCTGACCCATGCGGGCCATTTGCAGGAACTGGACCCCTATGCTGAGGATGGGGCGGTGCTGGCCCGGCTGGAGGAGATCAAGCGCTGCAACAAGGAGACCTTTGCCCGGTGGGCGTACCGGCAGCAAGGAGTGCAGCTGAACACGGACGCTATCTTCAACGTGCAGGTGAAGCGGCTCCACGAGTATAAACGGCAGCTGCTGAACGTACTGCACATCATCGCCCTGTACCAGCAGCTGCAGGACGACCCGGACATGGACTTCCCGCCTCAGACCTTCCTCTTTGGCGCCAAGGCCGCTCCCGGCTATGCCGTAGCCAAGCGCATCATCCGTCTCATCAACTCTCTGGCGGATCAGGTGAACAACGACCCCATCTGCAAGGGGAAGCTGCAGGTGGTATTTCTGGAGAATTACCGGGTCTCCATGGCGGAGATGCTGATGCCTGCCAGCGAGGTGAGTCAGCAGATCTCCACCGCCGGCAAGGAGGCCAGCGGCACCGGCAACATGAAGTTCATGATGAACGGCGCACTGACCATCGGCACGCTGGACGGTGCCAACGTGGAGATGCACGAGGTGCTGGGGGACGAGAATATGTTCCTCTTTGGCCTGACGGCGGAGGAGGCCTCCCACATGAGCCGGGGCTATGACCCATATCTGCTGTACACCCGTGACCCAGTGCTGCGCCGGGCGCTGGATCAGCTGAAGGCCGGGTTCCGGGATGGCGTCAGCTACGAGGATCTGTACCAGAGGCTGCTGTTCGGTGTGGACTGCCCGGCGGATCAGTATCTGCTGCTGGCGGACTTTGCCTCCTACTGCGCCGCATCCCAGCGGGTGACGGACACCTACCGGGATCGGGAGAAATGGAACCGCATGAGTCTGCACAACATCGCCCGCAGCGGAATCTTCTCCGCCGATCGGTCGGTGGCGGACTATGCCGATACCATCTGGCACGTACCGTATAAGAAGTAA
- the gltA gene encoding NADPH-dependent glutamate synthase — protein MAAKINMRLDKNEMPSQDPNVRNKNFLEVALGYTEEQALDEAARCLNCKNHPCVNGCPVNVRIPEFIAKIVERDYEGAYQVIHQTSSLPAVCGRVCPQESQCEMHCVRGKKGDPVGIGRLERFVADWHNAHSTEAPEKPQSNGHKVAVVGSGPAGLTCAGDLAKKGYEVTVYEALHLAGGVLVYGIPEFRLPKSIVQKEVDGLKAMGVKVETNIVVGRTITIDELMEENGFEAVFVGSGAGLPMFMHIPGENLKGVYSANEFLTRINLMKAYREDSDTPIMDLKGKKVAVVGGGNVAMDAARCSKRLGADVYVVYRRGMEELPARHEEVEHAIEEGVIFKTLNNPVQINGDEQDCVKSMTCVEMELGEPDASGRRRPVEKKGSEFELDVDAVIMSLGTTPNPLIKSTTKGLEVNKKGGIIVNEDGLTSRQGVYAGGDAVTGAATVILAMGAGKLGAKSIDEYLSNK, from the coding sequence ATGGCTGCAAAGATCAATATGCGTTTGGATAAGAACGAAATGCCCTCTCAGGACCCCAATGTCCGGAATAAGAATTTCCTCGAGGTGGCTCTGGGCTACACCGAGGAGCAGGCTCTGGACGAGGCGGCCCGCTGCCTGAACTGCAAGAACCATCCCTGCGTCAACGGCTGCCCCGTCAACGTCCGCATCCCGGAGTTCATCGCCAAGATCGTGGAGCGGGACTATGAGGGCGCCTATCAGGTGATCCATCAGACCAGTTCCCTTCCCGCCGTCTGCGGCCGTGTCTGTCCGCAGGAGAGCCAGTGCGAGATGCACTGCGTCCGTGGCAAAAAGGGCGATCCCGTGGGCATCGGCCGTCTGGAGCGCTTTGTGGCCGACTGGCACAACGCCCACAGCACCGAGGCTCCTGAAAAGCCCCAGTCCAACGGTCACAAGGTGGCCGTGGTTGGCTCCGGCCCTGCGGGCCTGACCTGCGCCGGCGATCTGGCCAAGAAAGGCTATGAGGTCACCGTGTATGAGGCTCTGCATCTGGCCGGCGGCGTGCTGGTGTACGGCATCCCCGAGTTCCGTCTGCCCAAGAGCATCGTGCAGAAGGAAGTGGACGGCCTGAAGGCTATGGGCGTGAAGGTGGAGACCAACATCGTGGTAGGCCGCACCATCACCATCGATGAGCTGATGGAGGAGAACGGCTTCGAGGCCGTGTTCGTTGGCTCCGGCGCCGGTCTGCCCATGTTCATGCACATTCCCGGTGAGAACCTGAAGGGTGTGTATTCCGCAAACGAATTCCTGACCCGTATCAACCTGATGAAGGCCTATCGTGAGGATTCCGATACCCCCATCATGGATCTGAAGGGCAAGAAGGTGGCCGTGGTAGGCGGCGGCAACGTGGCTATGGACGCCGCCCGCTGCTCCAAGCGTCTGGGTGCTGATGTGTACGTGGTGTACCGCCGTGGTATGGAGGAGCTGCCCGCCCGTCACGAGGAGGTGGAGCACGCCATCGAGGAGGGCGTGATCTTCAAGACTCTCAATAACCCCGTTCAGATCAACGGCGACGAGCAGGACTGCGTCAAGTCCATGACCTGCGTGGAGATGGAGCTGGGTGAGCCCGATGCCTCCGGCCGCCGTCGTCCCGTGGAGAAGAAGGGCAGCGAGTTCGAGCTGGATGTGGACGCTGTCATCATGTCTCTGGGTACCACCCCCAACCCCCTGATCAAGTCCACCACCAAGGGCCTGGAGGTCAACAAGAAGGGCGGTATTATCGTCAACGAGGATGGCCTGACCTCCCGTCAGGGCGTGTATGCCGGCGGCGATGCCGTTACCGGTGCTGCCACCGTCATTCTGGCTATGGGTGCCGGTAAGCTGGGCGCCAAGTCCATCGACGAGTATCTGAGCAACAAGTAA
- a CDS encoding helix-turn-helix domain-containing protein: MMQLSLVLKTTRQKAFMTQEAFAKELGVTASTINRWEHGKAKPNLTAMKNLKQFCEKHKLQYESIEIEWLNAQNEM; encoded by the coding sequence ATGATGCAACTTTCCTTGGTTTTGAAAACAACTCGACAAAAAGCTTTTATGACACAAGAAGCTTTTGCAAAAGAGTTGGGAGTAACCGCTTCAACCATAAATAGATGGGAACACGGAAAAGCAAAGCCTAATTTAACTGCAATGAAAAATCTGAAACAGTTCTGTGAAAAACATAAACTCCAATACGAATCGATAGAAATTGAGTGGCTCAACGCTCAAAATGAAATGTGA
- the glgD gene encoding glucose-1-phosphate adenylyltransferase subunit GlgD, whose amino-acid sequence MNHTMHGIIFSYGKPTGLGDLIAHRIPGSMPFGGNYRVVDFMLSSMVNAGIHDVGVIMHGKCQSMLDHLGNGRSWDLSRNRGGLTLLPAFAYAESRNSAGRFRGKVEALGCVLEYLREIRQEYVVLADSDLVINLPLEQVLQAHIASGADLTEVCTAEPGDPSDTYLEMDEQGRIVDVAYDVHTPAGYRCLNVCILRRELLVQLVEECMAHNRYSFRHHILQDQKDRLHLHAYVWQGYAARIDTVQTYYRRSMELLDPAQRRLLFDPQRPILAKENDAPPTYLDPAGVCENSLIADGCDIQGSVKNCILFRGVRVEKGAQVENCVLFKGTVVKKDATLRCVIADKAVTIREGRTLIGDESYPVVVARNATV is encoded by the coding sequence ATGAACCACACCATGCACGGCATCATCTTTTCTTACGGAAAGCCCACGGGGCTGGGGGATCTGATCGCCCACCGCATCCCCGGCTCCATGCCCTTCGGCGGCAACTACCGGGTGGTGGACTTTATGCTCTCCAGCATGGTCAACGCCGGGATCCACGACGTGGGCGTCATCATGCACGGCAAGTGCCAGAGTATGCTGGATCATCTGGGCAACGGCCGCAGCTGGGATCTGAGCCGCAATCGGGGCGGGCTGACGCTGCTGCCGGCCTTCGCCTATGCCGAGAGCCGCAACTCCGCCGGACGCTTCCGGGGGAAGGTGGAGGCGCTGGGCTGCGTGCTGGAGTACCTACGGGAGATCCGGCAGGAGTATGTGGTGCTGGCGGACAGCGATCTGGTCATCAACCTGCCGCTGGAGCAGGTATTGCAGGCGCATATCGCCTCCGGGGCCGACCTGACGGAGGTATGCACGGCGGAGCCCGGCGACCCCAGCGATACCTATCTGGAGATGGATGAACAGGGCCGTATCGTGGATGTGGCCTACGACGTCCACACCCCGGCGGGTTACCGCTGCCTGAACGTGTGCATCCTGCGGCGGGAGCTGCTGGTGCAGCTGGTGGAGGAGTGCATGGCCCACAACCGGTACAGCTTCCGCCACCACATTTTACAGGATCAGAAGGATCGGCTGCATCTGCACGCCTATGTGTGGCAGGGGTATGCTGCCCGCATCGATACGGTACAGACCTACTACCGCCGCAGCATGGAGCTGCTGGATCCGGCTCAGCGGCGGCTGCTGTTCGACCCCCAACGGCCCATTCTGGCCAAGGAGAACGATGCGCCCCCGACGTATCTGGATCCCGCCGGGGTGTGCGAGAATTCCCTCATTGCCGATGGCTGCGATATTCAGGGCAGCGTGAAAAACTGCATCCTGTTTCGGGGTGTCCGGGTAGAGAAGGGAGCGCAGGTGGAGAACTGCGTGCTCTTTAAGGGCACGGTGGTGAAAAAGGATGCCACCCTGCGCTGCGTCATTGCCGACAAGGCTGTGACCATCCGGGAGGGACGCACCCTCATCGGAGACGAGAGCTATCCTGTGGTGGTGGCCCGCAACGCCACCGTATAA